The window CGACCTGCTCGGCGTCGCGCTTTTTATACGGGCCGATGACGACGCGGTAGAGCGTGTCGCCGCCGCTCGGCATCTGCACGTGCGTGGCGATGTAATCGCGGCGCATGTCGGATTCAAGCTGCTTGGCCTGTTCGAGCGTGCCGAAGGTGCCGATCAAAACCACGTACTGGGTGTTGTCATCGCCCGCCGGCTGAGTGGCTGGCCGCGTCGTCAAGCCGGCGCTGGCCACTTGCTTGTTCGCCTGACCGGCAGCGGCATTTTGATTGGCCGTGGCGCTGGTCTGGTTGGCGCTCGCCGGCGCGTCTTGTTTGACGATGGCCAGTCCGGCCCAGAACGCGGCCAGCAGCAGGACAATCCCAATGATGAAAATGGCAACGACTTGTTTATTGCTCATAGTGTCAAAAGAGGTTTCTAGTTCGTGGTTCCTAATTCCTGGTCTATAGCTCGATGCGGTTTCGCTATCTAGCAAACCAGGAACTAGGAACTAGAAACCAGGAACTAAGAACTAACGAATTTCTACCGGTTCGCGGGGCTGAACCGTGAAAGTTTCCTGCCGCGGCCTGGCGCCGCCGATCAGAGTCGAAATCATATCAAGCGGCAGCGGGAAGACGACAGTCGTATTTTGCTCGACGCCGATTTCGGTGAGCGTTTGCAGGTAGCGCAATTGCACGGCGACCGGCTCGGCGGCAATCGTGCGCGCTGCCGAGAGCAACTTCTCGGCGGCCTGGTATTCGCCTTCGGCGTGGATGATCTTGGCGCGTTTCTCGCGCTCGGCTTCGGCCTGGCGCGACATGGCGCGGCGCATCTCTTGCGGCAGGTCAACGGCCTTGATCTCGACCAGCGACACCTTGATGCCCCACGGGTCTGTGTGCAGATCGAGAATCTGCTGCAAGCGCGCGTTCAGCTTTTCGCGCTCGGCCAGCAGATCATCCAGGTCGGCTTCGCCCAGCACCGAGCGCAGGGTGGTTTGCGCCAGTTGTGATGTAGCGTACAAATAGTTCTCGACCTCGACGACGGCGCGGCGCGGATCAATTACCCGGAAATAGACGACCGCGTTGACCGACACGGTGACGTTGTCGCGCGTGATGATGTCCTGCGGCGGCACATCAAAGGCAACCGTGCGCAGGCTGATGCGGACGATGCGGTCAATGGGTCGGAAGACCAGGATGACGCCCGGGCCTTTGGCCTGCGGCAACAAACGGCCCAGCCGGAAGATGACGCCGCGCTCGTACTCGGGCAGGATGTTGATGACGCTGATGAGGTACAGCACGAAGATGACCAGCGCGATGATCGGCAATGTGAAAAGCTCTTTCGGCATAGCTGCCTCCTGTTTGATGGACTGGCCAGTTTGAGGGAAGCCGACGGCGCTTGCGGCCAATCGGCAAGCGACTAATTCACGTTAGCGATTCTCTATTCGGCCACCGCCGAGGCTTTGCGCGGCGCGACGGCGTCATCCTTCTCAGCTTCGACGTTGAGCGTCAGGCCGTTAATGTCGGTGACGCGCACGCCTTCGCCGGAGGCGATGCGCATAACGGAGCGCGCCCGCCACAGCTCGCCGCGCACAAAGACGGTGCCTTCCGGCGCAATCGCGGTCTGCGCGCGGCCATGCAGGCCGATCATGCCGGCCATCCCCGTCGTCACTTTCATGCGCCGAGCCCGCACCGCCAGCTTCAGCATGAAGATCAGGATGACCGCGAACGGCACGATGACCGCAAGCACCAGGCTCAACGGCAGCCGCAGCTCAGGCGTGCGCACGTCAACCAGGATCAGCGCGCCGATCACCGCCGCCGCGATGCCGCCCGCGCCGATGACGCCAAAGCCGCCGACCTTTGCTTCCAGCACGAACAGTCCGAGGGCGACGCCGAGCAGCAGCACACCCGTCAGGTTGATCGGCAGCATGTGAAACCCATAAAGCGCCAGCACCACCGATACCGAGCCGACGACGCCAGGCAGGATGGCGCCCGGATGTTGAAACTCGAAGTACACGCAGAGCGCGCCGAGCGCGAACAGGATGAAGGCAATGCGCGGGTCGGCGAGCGCCATCAAGAGCCTTTCGCGCAGTGACGGCGTAATGTCGGTCACCGCTTTGCCGGCAATCGCAAGCGGCGCGCGGCTGCCATCAAAGCGCGTCACCGTGCGGCCATCGAGCTGCGCCAACAGGTCAGCATCGTCGCGGGCGATCAGGTCAATCAAGTGTTTCTCTAAGGCTTCGCGCTCGGTAAAAGATTTGCTCTCGCGGATGGTGGACTCGGCGGCTTGCGCATCGCGCCCGCGGCGTTCCGCATGGCTGCGCACGTAAGCGGCGGCGTCATTGGTGACCTTTTCGGCCATCGTCTTTTCCATGTCGCGCCCGTCGCCTGTGACCGGGTGCGCCGCGCCGGTCGCCGTGCCCGGTGCCATCGCCGCGATGTCTGCGGCCATCAAGATGACAAAGCCCGCCGAAGCAG is drawn from Blastocatellia bacterium and contains these coding sequences:
- a CDS encoding nodulation protein NfeD, producing MTTLKKTLLAAALLLILNMTGQTARADVLRLRLSDQITPASAEVITSAIARAEREGAEALIITLDTPGGLDTSMREIVSRIDTSSVPVVIYVAPSGGRAASAGFVILMAADIAAMAPGTATGAAHPVTGDGRDMEKTMAEKVTNDAAAYVRSHAERRGRDAQAAESTIRESKSFTEREALEKHLIDLIARDDADLLAQLDGRTVTRFDGSRAPLAIAGKAVTDITPSLRERLLMALADPRIAFILFALGALCVYFEFQHPGAILPGVVGSVSVVLALYGFHMLPINLTGVLLLGVALGLFVLEAKVGGFGVIGAGGIAAAVIGALILVDVRTPELRLPLSLVLAVIVPFAVILIFMLKLAVRARRMKVTTGMAGMIGLHGRAQTAIAPEGTVFVRGELWRARSVMRIASGEGVRVTDINGLTLNVEAEKDDAVAPRKASAVAE
- a CDS encoding SPOR domain-containing protein — protein: MSNKQVVAIFIIGIVLLLAAFWAGLAIVKQDAPASANQTSATANQNAAAGQANKQVASAGLTTRPATQPAGDDNTQYVVLIGTFGTLEQAKQLESDMRRDYIATHVQMPSGGDTLYRVVIGPYKKRDAEQVAADLSNKRKGIMIQPWTQN
- a CDS encoding slipin family protein, producing MPKELFTLPIIALVIFVLYLISVINILPEYERGVIFRLGRLLPQAKGPGVILVFRPIDRIVRISLRTVAFDVPPQDIITRDNVTVSVNAVVYFRVIDPRRAVVEVENYLYATSQLAQTTLRSVLGEADLDDLLAEREKLNARLQQILDLHTDPWGIKVSLVEIKAVDLPQEMRRAMSRQAEAEREKRAKIIHAEGEYQAAEKLLSAARTIAAEPVAVQLRYLQTLTEIGVEQNTTVVFPLPLDMISTLIGGARPRQETFTVQPREPVEIR